A genomic window from Paenibacillus sp. FSL K6-0276 includes:
- a CDS encoding SLC13 family permease — protein sequence MTVSVSVLGALAALVVAIVLILKKVPPAYGMMIGALVGGLIGGVSMVDTITLMMDGAKGMIPAVLRILAAGVLAGVLIESGAAKKIAETLVQKVGETRALLALALATMVLTAVGVFVDVAVITVAPIALAIAQRANLSKLAILIAMIGGGKAGNIMSPNPNAIAASDAFHIPLTSLMAAGIIPAAFGIIVTYFIAKRLNNKGSKVAASEVTNNPNEQLPSFFAAILAPLVAIILLSLRPIAGIVVDPVIALPVGGIIGAIAMGRFKKLNEFAVFGLGKMTGVAVMLIGTGTLAGIIANSQLKDVIIDGLTASGLPAYLLAPISGALMSLATASTTAGTAVASSVFGSTIMGLGVASLGAGAMIHSGATVLDHMPHGSFFHATGGSVNMQMKERLKLIPYETVVGLTLAIVSTLVFGVFQWFV from the coding sequence ATGACAGTGAGTGTAAGCGTTTTAGGTGCTTTAGCGGCATTGGTTGTGGCAATCGTTCTAATATTGAAAAAAGTACCGCCAGCCTACGGCATGATGATTGGTGCGTTAGTAGGTGGTTTAATCGGCGGCGTGAGTATGGTTGATACCATTACACTGATGATGGATGGTGCCAAAGGGATGATTCCTGCCGTGCTTCGTATCTTGGCAGCAGGTGTGTTAGCAGGTGTATTGATTGAATCAGGCGCTGCGAAAAAGATTGCAGAGACGCTGGTTCAGAAGGTCGGCGAGACACGAGCATTACTCGCATTAGCATTAGCAACAATGGTTCTTACAGCGGTCGGCGTATTCGTGGATGTAGCTGTTATTACTGTAGCACCCATTGCATTAGCTATTGCACAACGTGCGAATCTATCGAAATTGGCAATCCTGATCGCTATGATCGGTGGCGGTAAAGCCGGTAACATCATGTCACCAAACCCGAATGCGATTGCAGCATCAGATGCATTTCACATTCCATTAACTTCGTTGATGGCAGCAGGTATAATCCCAGCTGCGTTCGGGATTATCGTAACGTACTTCATCGCAAAGCGTTTAAACAATAAAGGTAGTAAAGTAGCAGCTTCTGAGGTAACGAATAATCCGAATGAGCAGCTTCCAAGCTTCTTTGCAGCCATTCTAGCTCCACTTGTAGCAATTATCTTGTTATCCCTTCGTCCAATTGCAGGCATCGTAGTCGATCCAGTTATCGCACTTCCAGTTGGAGGTATCATAGGTGCCATTGCAATGGGAAGATTTAAGAAGTTAAATGAGTTCGCTGTATTTGGTCTTGGTAAAATGACTGGTGTAGCCGTCATGTTAATCGGGACAGGTACACTAGCTGGTATCATTGCAAATTCGCAATTGAAGGATGTTATTATCGATGGCCTTACGGCATCTGGCCTACCGGCATACTTGCTTGCTCCAATCAGTGGTGCGTTAATGTCTCTTGCAACAGCATCGACAACAGCAGGTACAGCCGTAGCGAGCTCTGTGTTCGGCTCCACCATTATGGGACTTGGCGTAGCTTCGCTAGGAGCGGGGGCAATGATTCACTCTGGTGCGACTGTATTAGACCACATGCCTCACGGTAGCTTCTTCCACGCAACAGGTGGTAGTGTGAACATGCAGATGAAAGAACGTCTGAAATTGATTCCTTATGAAACTGTGGTTGGTCTAACACTAGCGATCGTTTCGACATTAGTATTTGGTGTATTCCAATGGTTCGTATAA
- a CDS encoding MFS transporter has product MISSYSIGYALSTVIYSRLSDLVPIRKLLTIGLITLGTASVFGLFAHDFNMLLLTRIVQSAGAGSMAGLGLVLASRYVPIERRGALLQ; this is encoded by the coding sequence GTGATTTCCAGCTATTCGATTGGATATGCATTATCGACGGTTATTTATAGCCGGTTATCCGACTTAGTGCCGATTCGCAAGCTTTTGACCATTGGCTTAATTACACTTGGGACAGCATCAGTGTTTGGATTGTTCGCACATGACTTTAATATGCTATTGCTCACGAGAATTGTGCAATCTGCGGGTGCTGGATCTATGGCTGGATTGGGGCTTGTACTCGCCAGTCGCTATGTTCCGATTGAAAGACGCGGCGCGCTATTGCAATGA
- a CDS encoding sugar diacid recognition domain-containing protein: MRGLTKEIAMEIVRRTMHVIGYNVNVMDKRGRIIGSGDGKRLGQSHEGALLAIERRGRFEIDQESAARLQGVLPGTNLVIEFEDEIVGVIGITGDPKEVTKYGELVKMTAEMYLEHMKLLEQAQWDKRMKENFLLAVMNGDEGNVQTLRHQAQQIHFQVDKPHIACIIELIDRNEDELMTTMKRVADVLEGRPAVQLITIRNARQVVLIKEHLHERKPHTDICEGIHQIRRWLDVKEISPLRIAVGKPFTGIQGMMKSIQSAEDTMRAGYAIYPDEPVYYATDLQLETMAVPSVHNWMSEELLQLWAHFMEEDRSGELQQTLELFYIENGEQQHIAERLRIHRNTLRYRLQRITELTGKDPRNYQELFLLMSARWLYLLEHSGTCRDK, encoded by the coding sequence ATGAGGGGTTTGACAAAAGAAATTGCGATGGAAATTGTTCGACGTACGATGCATGTGATTGGGTACAACGTCAATGTTATGGACAAGCGAGGACGAATTATTGGATCTGGAGATGGTAAGCGATTAGGGCAATCACATGAGGGTGCATTACTCGCGATCGAGCGTCGTGGTAGATTCGAGATTGATCAGGAGAGCGCCGCTAGATTGCAGGGGGTATTGCCTGGGACGAACCTTGTTATTGAGTTTGAGGATGAGATTGTTGGTGTTATTGGGATTACAGGTGATCCTAAGGAAGTGACGAAGTATGGTGAATTGGTGAAGATGACGGCGGAGATGTATCTTGAGCATATGAAGCTGTTAGAGCAGGCCCAATGGGACAAGCGAATGAAAGAGAATTTCCTACTCGCGGTGATGAATGGCGATGAGGGGAATGTGCAGACATTGCGACATCAAGCACAGCAGATTCATTTTCAGGTGGATAAGCCTCATATCGCATGCATCATTGAATTAATTGATCGTAATGAAGATGAGCTAATGACGACAATGAAGCGGGTAGCTGATGTATTGGAAGGACGCCCGGCTGTTCAATTGATTACCATTCGTAATGCCAGACAAGTTGTTCTGATCAAGGAGCATCTCCACGAGCGGAAGCCACATACGGATATATGTGAAGGAATTCACCAGATAAGACGTTGGTTAGATGTAAAGGAGATTTCTCCACTACGTATCGCGGTAGGCAAACCTTTTACAGGGATTCAAGGGATGATGAAGTCCATTCAATCCGCAGAGGATACGATGCGTGCAGGCTATGCAATATATCCGGATGAGCCGGTTTATTATGCAACGGATCTGCAACTGGAGACGATGGCCGTTCCGAGTGTGCATAATTGGATGTCAGAGGAGTTGCTGCAGCTATGGGCGCATTTTATGGAGGAGGATCGTAGTGGCGAGCTTCAGCAGACATTAGAACTATTTTACATCGAAAATGGGGAGCAACAGCATATAGCTGAACGACTGCGTATTCATCGGAATACGTTACGTTACCGACTCCAGCGTATAACCGAGCTCACAGGGAAAGATCCAAGAAATTATCAGGAGCTGTTCCTACTCATGAGTGCGCGTTGGTTATATTTGTTGGAACATTCTGGCACGTGTCGTGATAAATAG
- a CDS encoding nucleobase:cation symporter-2 family protein — translation MLSKQKVFTLGLQHVLAMYAGAVIVPLIVGGALKLNGTQMAYLIAADLFTCGLATLLQIMGTKYFGSRLPVILGCTFTAVGPIIAIASTHNLATAYGAIIISGLFVVLAAPLYGKLLKFFPTIVTGSVVTIIGLSLIPVAMNNVAGGEGSADFGHPRNLLLALITLLVILAVNRFATGFLRSISVLVGLVVGTAIAYGMGIVNFSTVGDASWVSIAQPFYFGWPEFSLTAIFTMIIVNIVSMVESTGVYFAVGKVIDQKVEQKQIVNGLRSEGVAIMLGGIFNAFPYTAFSQNVGLISLSRIKTRNVIFAAGGIMIVLGLLPKLAALSTIVPNAVLGGAMIVMFGSVAVSGISILSDVDLRKDGNLLIAACSIAVGLGSATLPAMFAELPEFARMLLQNGIVSGSLTAIVLNIFLSKTKDDVQVEDNTVPVLAKESQVS, via the coding sequence ATGTTAAGCAAGCAAAAGGTATTTACGTTAGGTCTTCAGCATGTACTAGCTATGTATGCAGGAGCAGTTATCGTACCGCTGATTGTTGGGGGCGCCTTGAAGTTGAATGGGACTCAAATGGCCTACCTCATCGCAGCCGATTTGTTCACTTGCGGATTGGCTACACTGCTGCAAATTATGGGCACCAAGTATTTTGGTAGCAGGCTCCCAGTTATTCTTGGATGTACCTTTACAGCGGTTGGTCCGATTATCGCGATTGCCTCGACACATAATCTGGCGACTGCGTACGGTGCGATCATTATTTCCGGTTTGTTCGTTGTTCTTGCAGCCCCACTTTATGGGAAGCTGCTGAAATTCTTCCCGACCATTGTAACGGGTTCTGTCGTGACTATTATCGGGCTATCACTTATTCCAGTAGCTATGAATAATGTTGCTGGCGGAGAAGGCAGCGCTGATTTTGGACACCCCCGCAATTTGCTGCTTGCACTGATTACACTACTTGTCATTCTAGCGGTTAACCGTTTCGCCACAGGATTTCTACGCTCCATATCTGTTCTGGTCGGCTTAGTGGTGGGTACTGCAATTGCTTATGGAATGGGTATCGTTAACTTTTCCACGGTAGGTGACGCTTCTTGGGTAAGCATCGCACAGCCGTTCTACTTCGGATGGCCTGAGTTCAGTCTTACCGCAATCTTTACTATGATTATCGTTAATATTGTTAGTATGGTGGAGTCTACTGGGGTTTATTTTGCTGTAGGTAAAGTAATTGATCAGAAAGTTGAACAGAAGCAGATCGTAAACGGACTGCGTTCCGAGGGAGTAGCGATTATGCTGGGCGGAATTTTTAATGCCTTCCCATACACTGCTTTTTCTCAAAATGTGGGTTTGATTTCGCTGTCTCGCATTAAGACTCGTAATGTTATTTTTGCCGCTGGCGGGATCATGATTGTACTAGGACTACTGCCAAAGCTGGCTGCCTTGTCGACGATTGTACCGAATGCCGTACTTGGTGGAGCCATGATTGTCATGTTCGGATCGGTTGCCGTTTCCGGAATCTCCATTCTATCCGATGTAGATCTGCGTAAGGATGGTAATCTACTGATTGCTGCATGCAGTATCGCTGTGGGCTTAGGTTCAGCAACACTTCCTGCAATGTTCGCAGAGCTGCCTGAATTTGCTCGGATGCTGCTACAGAACGGTATCGTATCCGGTTCGCTTACAGCGATTGTGCTGAACATTTTCCTCTCCAAGACAAAGGATGATGTGCAGGTAGAGGATAACACCGTACCTGTTCTTGCTAAGGAATCTCAAGTCTCCTAA
- a CDS encoding glycerate kinase — translation MKFVLAPDSFKESMTAMEACEAIERGLRSSFPDAEYIKVPMADGGEGTVQSLVDATGGRIVQCDVTGPLGHPVNAFYGIMGDGKTAIIEMAAASGLGLVPKEERNPLITTTKGTGELIVHALNAGVRSIIMGLGGSATNDGGVGMAQALGFRFLREDGTEIGYGGGSLSEVTRIDSAHVDPRLQGLQVVAACDVDNPLTGERGASAIFGPQKGATPDMVKQLDANLTHFANIIERDLGKEVNDTAGAGAAGGLGAGVMAFLGAKLKRGVNIVVDAMNLADKVKDADYVITGEGGMDSQTVYGKTPIGVAKVAQAAGVPVIALAGSLGNGVEAVYEHGIDMFFSIVPGVCTLDKALNNASFNMERTARNVGTLIKYSKR, via the coding sequence ATGAAGTTTGTATTGGCGCCAGATTCATTTAAAGAAAGTATGACAGCAATGGAAGCCTGTGAGGCCATAGAACGAGGACTTCGTTCCTCTTTTCCCGATGCAGAATATATTAAAGTTCCGATGGCAGATGGCGGCGAAGGTACGGTTCAATCGCTCGTCGATGCGACAGGAGGACGAATTGTACAATGTGACGTAACAGGGCCGCTCGGTCACCCTGTGAATGCATTTTATGGCATTATGGGAGATGGAAAGACCGCGATTATCGAAATGGCAGCTGCTTCTGGACTTGGACTTGTACCGAAGGAAGAGCGTAATCCGTTGATCACCACGACAAAAGGTACAGGAGAGCTCATCGTTCATGCGCTGAATGCAGGCGTACGTTCCATTATTATGGGTCTGGGTGGCAGTGCGACGAACGATGGCGGTGTAGGCATGGCGCAAGCGCTTGGATTCCGCTTCTTACGAGAAGATGGAACGGAGATTGGATACGGTGGAGGATCGCTTAGTGAAGTTACTCGTATTGATAGTGCTCATGTAGATCCGAGACTTCAAGGTCTCCAAGTGGTAGCCGCATGTGACGTGGACAATCCGTTAACTGGGGAGCGTGGAGCATCCGCCATCTTTGGCCCGCAAAAGGGTGCAACACCCGACATGGTGAAGCAATTGGATGCAAATCTTACACATTTCGCAAACATCATTGAGCGCGATCTCGGTAAAGAAGTGAATGATACAGCAGGTGCGGGTGCAGCAGGTGGACTAGGTGCTGGCGTGATGGCCTTCCTAGGAGCCAAGTTGAAGCGAGGCGTAAACATCGTCGTCGATGCCATGAATCTTGCGGATAAAGTGAAAGATGCGGATTATGTCATCACAGGCGAAGGTGGTATGGATAGCCAAACCGTCTATGGCAAGACACCGATTGGTGTTGCCAAAGTAGCACAAGCCGCTGGTGTACCTGTTATTGCCTTGGCAGGCTCCCTCGGTAATGGCGTAGAAGCCGTGTACGAGCATGGTATCGATATGTTCTTCTCCATCGTGCCTGGGGTATGTACGCTAGATAAAGCGCTCAATAATGCTTCCTTCAACATGGAGCGCACCGCGCGCAATGTAGGTACATTAATCAAATATAGTAAACGTTAA